Within the Burkholderiales bacterium genome, the region TGCTTTGATCTTCGCCCCTCCCTTCAATCGGGGCCGGTTCTGCTATGATGTATGAGCTTTACCTCACAGGGAGAGGCGCATGAAAAATCTATTGCTCGTCTGTCTCCTTCCTATCCTGGGCTTGGTAGCCAGCCCCGCCGTGGCCGAATTGCCGAATATGGAGGAGGGCTTGTGGGAGGTCACCACCAAGATAGAAATTTCGGGACCGACTAAAAAAGAACGGGAATACACAGTGAAGCATTGCATTACCAAGAAAGATATCGAGCGCGGCAAGGGCCGAATGCACCAACCGGACCTCCG harbors:
- a CDS encoding DUF3617 family protein, whose product is MKNLLLVCLLPILGLVASPAVAELPNMEEGLWEVTTKIEISGPTKKEREYTVKHCITKKDIERGKGRMHQPDLRHHSCQVKDYKVIGNQASWNIVCGGENPIIGTGSVTYSGTSFAGSTKLTIGKKDEEKQMSETFNGTRLGPCPQ